One Glycine max cultivar Williams 82 chromosome 8, Glycine_max_v4.0, whole genome shotgun sequence genomic window, ttatgaatgatgaAGTGTgacaagaatcaactgcttgtGTTTTCACAATGAGCACGTCAAGAAATTCTAAGTGTTGtttcaattaatatttcaaactGCATGCAATGAGGAAACACAAGGGTAGTTTAGCATACCAAAGCGCGGTTTTCTGATGGATTTGGTGTTGGTGAAATATTTGTGGATTGTGGTTCTCTCTTTCCAAGACAGTAAAAGTTGAGATAATCTTGTGGATGATACTTATCGGAGAGACCTGCTTTTTCAAGGGCATCAGCTATAATCTTGTACATCATAGACATTGTCTGTCCCTATAGTCATCCAAATTTCAAAATACAAAGGTTGTGATAAGTACTCTTCAATCATGTTATGCCAAAGAATAAACGAAAAATGcagagataaaaaaagaaaagaatacgcATACATATATTATTGTGGTTCAGCTAATGTGACCTACATCACAGACAATAAGAGTCTTAAACATTGATACAATGAACATCCCTAAATCTGTGTAACTCATGGACATGCATTAAATATTGGGAAGATCAAATCCCAAATTCATTCTTCCACCTATGCTTTGTGAGTTTATCTTCTTCAACCAATTGAAGGTGAAAGAATAAAACAACTGTATGCCAATATAATTTGAACTAAAAACTGATTTAATGACAATAAGTCTGTTGCATGTGACTTTAAGTTTGTAGTGATTGTGGATTAATAGAACATTTTCGTTAACTACATTGCACTCATTTTCCTTAAAGAATATCGATTACCAGGtaataaatttaagtttgtGGAAGAAACATGTTCTACCAAACTGACTTCCTAATTTAGACAGACTCACATGTAAAGTACTGAAAATGTTAATCAGCCAATTTTAACAAGGGAATATACAGAATAGAAATTGGTCTGACCTGCCAGAACAATATTTCTTGAACAGCAGCACTTGTTGGAACACCCTCTGGCCACATTGGTATAACTATATATACACAAAAGCGTTCATTTGCACCGATCTTACCAGCAATTTTCAAAGCCAACTCCATGGGAACCAGGTGGTTTGCACCTGTTAAGATAAGAAATAAACCTTACACTTGCAGTGTATTTGTAAAAACTACAGCATTGTGTACATCACAAATTGCCTTAATATTCAAATGCTAACGAAACTTAGGATCAGGAGAGTGATATAGTTCCCTTAAAATGCTAGCAAGAAATATGAATTTGTATAATGTATGCAGGcattttgaaaacaatattacaaaaaataagcCCTTCAAAACACCTTTTTGTGCACCATATTTACCTAATAAACTATTAAGATTAAGAAATCTAACATGGAAATGAATGCAAGGTTGTAAACTTATGCCTTTATATCCTCCTTTTATCTCGCACATGAACCGTAGACTTTATTGACTTGCTtgtactgaaaaaaaaaaacaagtgtaTCTAGCAAATGCCTTATAAAGTTGAAGATATTGGAAAATTAAGTTTATCTACctgcattatttttatatgaaggcCAATGATAGGAGGAGCCCAAAAAATACTGATTCTCAATATATACAAAGCGCTCAGCCGATCTTATTGCTCTCACATAAGCAGTATGGATGCTTTGATCTACTTTCAAATTTTTTCCACACAAAAGATTctgaaacaaattaatattgaaaGTTAAGGATTAATTTATCTCAATATCACTTGAAACCACACCTGAATGTGAAGTTAATGAAAATAACAAGAACCTAATAGTATAAAGGAGCATCACGTGCAACCTTGTTCTCACCTGAGACTTAGCTTTGTCAACATCCTTTGGAAATCCCTTCACGGATCCTGAATCTATGGACCTAAATATCTGTATTAAATGTAAATTCTAGTTCATAATCTTTACTTGATTTTATCAGGGGCACGTGTACATCACAGATTCTATCAACATATTTCCATACCTGCACATTCCAACTCTCAGGATCTTTTTCATCGGTTACATGGACAGATTTATCGCCTTTGGAACAAGGAGAAGGTTTGACAATCCATGAAATCCGGTCTAGCCTTAGCAAAGCATCATCATGCCAATTTGTCACCTTTTTGAGCCTGAAGTCGCGCCATTTTTTGGCCTTCCTCCATCTTTGTTCAAAATTGGTCAATATATCATATGCTGCTGGACCTTCAATTTTGCAGTGTAAGTCATGCCATGGCTGCCTTGGTGCACACGAATTTGAATTTAACTGTTTCATATAGCACTCAATTTCAGCAAGTTCccttgtgatattttttttctcctttattttGTGCTGATGTGTGCATTTATTTTCCTTCTCTATTTCACCCATCCAAACCGTGAATATCAAACCATAGCATATACTATGTGTATAGAAGATAAACATTGACATAATTGATTTTACAATGACATATGAACACTCTCATAAGGCCAAATCACCATATAGCAAAATGAAGTTGATCAAATATAAAAGAGAAGGCATGATGTACTCTTGTGAATTCTTCAATGTTTACAATAAACACTTACTTGAAATGTAGGATTATGAAAATCATTATGAAAGACTGTATCTAGATCACGAAAGAGCCGATGCTCAGGTGTATCATATCTACCATCACATAGATCCAAACCACCCATGAAAGCTGTTATTTTTCGATTATTGCCGGAACCTAGACTGTCTACAAGCACACATTTCTGGTGATGTGTAAAGAGGGTTCCCACAACCTGGACCAAATTATTCAATCAAATTAGTATTGTTTTAAGTTTTagctaaaaaggaaaaaagtacaCAACTAGACTTCATTATATCTATGACTATTACTTAATGCAAGTCTTCCAGTTAAGAAATAATGACAGTGATGGTGATGTGAAATAGCTAGTATCTTTATCCGACATAATTCTAAACTCAGACTAAGAACTCCGTGCCTGTTGCTTGAAAATACTGAGCTTATTGCTTGCATAACGTGGAGATAGCACACAATGAACAGTAGAatgtttgaaaaactttttagtttCTTCATCATGAGTCTGCATGACACCATCCTGCAATAGTGAAatcaagaaaatcaaatatcatAATGTACTTTATCTCTAAATCCTTGTGATGCAGGAGTAAGTGCAAAGTTGTTATGCAACCATATCTACATTACAATAATCCATGAAGGAAATATCTGCTAAAACTTATATTTTAGGAATCGTAAAAGCCTAGCATCTCATTACTGAATGTAAATGGTGCATATACAAGACAGTCTAAGCAAATCCACCCCCATAAAGAAGATACATCACCACAATCTTTTACTTCAGAACCCACCCAATTTTATCCTAAATAGGACCTTTACTTGTATTACTTTATGGTATGAAAGTAGTATCATGAATTTAATGTCTCATGAGTTAGATTTATTTGGAAAGCAGAACAACTGATTCAggacaaagaaaaaactaacTTTCCTAGAATTTGATGAGGAAATCAATAGACATCATGTTTATTATTCTGATCAGGGTAATGAGAATTACTGTTTTCAACAGAAACTTGTCATGTGAAGTTCTGTCATCCCAAATCAGCATAACCACTCGGAGCCCTTCTTGTGACTTGTACTTCAACAGCTCTCCAAGCGAAAGCTCGCCCCCCGAAGGCAATGGTTTTGTTGCCTCTCTGACAAGCCTCACTGGGTGATAAACTGACCATCCTATAATGTATATGAGGTGATGAGCTTCCAAAATTGCATGGCATATGTCCTCCCAACATTTATTCTGCTGAAACACTTTTCCACCCTCAAGTGGAATTTCAGGTAGCATACCATCTGGTAAATGTGCATCTTGATATAGAGTCACACTCCCTCCTTTCCTGAGAGGGAAATATGTTTTAGGAACTCCTAAAGCTTTTCCATCCCCACTACTGATACTCTCTGAACGGTTCACTCCAATTTGCCTATACTGAACAGAAATATGCAATTCAGGATAAGGTTTTAAGCAGTTTCCATACTGACCAATAATGGGAAACCAATCATTAATAGTGTTTCCAGCAATTATCTTCTGAACAGGTATCTCCACAACTCCAATGAGTTCAGCACCAAGAAGATCGTTGTCCTTCACAAGGAACTCTAGTTTTTGTGCAGGGTGAGCAACAGGCACAATGAATTGCTCATCCCACAAAGGGTTCTCACAGTTAGCAATGACTCTAGTCTGAGCTATGGTAGCACCAGCAATGCATACAGAAACATAAGGGTCACTAGTTATCATCTTGTCTTTTCCTGAGTGTGTCTTAAGTCCTTTTATAAATGGAGGATGGCACATGTTTCCCATAGTGATGCATTTTCTAACTGCTTCAGTGGATAAATCTAAATTTGGAAGAGACTTGGCTTCTACTATCAACAGATCCAAGTCACCATGCAAGAAAACATGTTCATTAAGGCCTTCATGCTCCCGGTTTGGAGAGCTTTGGCAAATACCACCATGACAATCCATTTCAACCtgagaactaaaaaaaaatgcatgttttttaaattagaacactttattttttcaggggctaaaataaaaaaaattctagatgCAAAAAACATTATGGAAAatggtttaaaaaaatgtaatatgaaTGTTGTTGATCACCTTATTATGATCCTTTCAGTTATCTCATATCATCATCTTTTGGTTGTAACAAGGCAAACATGCCCCTTCAACAAATTCTCAGGTTCCAGTCTCTTTGACAAAGAGAGGAGAAGAAAAACGATTACCTGGAGAAGAAGTTAATgacaagaaataaaagtaaaaaaaggggaaattaaagaaaagaaatttgtgcGTAGATGGATTCATGCATATAACAATGTTGCAGTTCAGAGAGCATGGTCCAACATCACGTCCGCAAGAAGCAGGAGAGAGGTTTCTTAGGCCGAAAATGGTGGCAAATCTCGTGGAATTACAAGTTTGGAAACcatctctcttgttttttttttcatttcctgaATTGGCAAATTCCAAACGAAAAACATGCATgggagaaaataattataaaaaaatataaaaagaaagagattgGTGAGGTGGAAGATGATGGAGAGATTGAGAAATTGGAGACATTTTGCATGGAACCAAGGAACTTCGTGCCCTCTCCTAGTTATCTCTCTCCTATACACGAGGAAAAAATATGAACGTTTACTCCATTTTGGAGTGAATGGAATAGCAAGAGAgatgggaagaaaataaaaatagggtaataaattatttaatttaataaaaaaaagagataagaaaaaaataaagcagagatgaaaattgaaagaaaatagattggattgagatttaaaaaaaaactgtgatAAAATAATCTTGCCTATTTACGTACGACTTTTAAATAAGCTAAATATACGTttaatcatttatgtttttaattgtaTTGAATTAATTCTTAACTTCTTTTAACTCTTAGATTTAAATACCTTTTagtctttcatatcaaaattgataataaagttatttctctctaaatatttaaataatattatctaaATAAATATCACATCTTTCATTAAGTTAATGTACATATTTATTAATCTAAAAACTAAAGGATTTGATTTAATCCAAAttactttaaagtttaaattggATTATATAAACtcagatttaaattttaaactatatccattcaatgatgaaataaaaaagtcaaacgatcaaatgatttttctttttaaaatcaatcaatcaattttgTTCATGAACAttcccaattatttctaaaaaaagttatataatttttgagTGGCTTAGATAACCTTTTGgtctctaaaaaatattttttttcatttattttaatcatttaaatattttgttttgattttaaatgCTTAAagacttttttcttattttagtcGTAATAACTTGATGAACTAACAATGGTGACAACTCATTGACAAGTTAGCAAAGAAATCTGATATATAGTCATGTCTAATTTTTgtaataactaaattaacttttataaaaaaaactaaattaattaattttttaaaagaataaattattgaaatgattttataataataaaaggagaCCAAAGAAATATTATGAATATGGTTCACGCATATTGACGGAAGATgtgaattaattgaaataatatattaaaaagtgttCTATCACTTCTTTTACCactttcttatttcttatttatatactcaaatttgaattaatattagttattttttataagactgaatttataatattttttatattaattatttttatcaaaagaaaagagaatatattaataaataattaaaagagataaaaatattaacaataatgataagtttgaaaaaaaaattataaatttaaaacatttattactctgaaactttattttcttcaataacatcttgagtttaaattttgtgaatgaaaaaaatataattaaaaaacatataaatttagGTTGTCACACATTCTTATCAATGTCATAGTGATGAAgaataaattagataattgaATGTATCCAGTGAGAAAGAGAGTAATAATTATCACATATATGTTTCACCCATATTTTGTTCAATTACTGTCAAAACCCGTGCACAAACATTACAATGGGGCTTGTCATGTTACTTGCCAGTtgccaaaatcaaaattaaactcttattcAGCCCCGACCCAtcaaagaggaaagaaaaagataaagaagaaCTATTATTGTCTTAGACAACATGTGCATAAACAGTAAGCATTaccaaactaattaattaaagtgcAACAATTTCACTTGTTTCCACAAACATgacaaaagtaattaataaactCGCGATGATTTCAGCTAGCTAACTAGCCAATGCCAAATCACTCTAACAAAATCAAAACACGACATAGATAGATGGCATTAGAAGAGCAATGGACAAGATTACATTATGATATATATCGATCATTCGATCTCTCCATCCTTGTGTGTCTCAATGACAACGTCTGACCTAGGTAGAGCA contains:
- the LOC100810824 gene encoding phospholipase D delta — translated: MDCHGGICQSSPNREHEGLNEHVFLHGDLDLLIVEAKSLPNLDLSTEAVRKCITMGNMCHPPFIKGLKTHSGKDKMITSDPYVSVCIAGATIAQTRVIANCENPLWDEQFIVPVAHPAQKLEFLVKDNDLLGAELIGVVEIPVQKIIAGNTINDWFPIIGQYGNCLKPYPELHISVQYRQIGVNRSESISSGDGKALGVPKTYFPLRKGGSVTLYQDAHLPDGMLPEIPLEGGKVFQQNKCWEDICHAILEAHHLIYIIGWSVYHPVRLVREATKPLPSGGELSLGELLKYKSQEGLRVVMLIWDDRTSHDKFLLKTDGVMQTHDEETKKFFKHSTVHCVLSPRYASNKLSIFKQQVVGTLFTHHQKCVLVDSLGSGNNRKITAFMGGLDLCDGRYDTPEHRLFRDLDTVFHNDFHNPTFQLNSNSCAPRQPWHDLHCKIEGPAAYDILTNFEQRWRKAKKWRDFRLKKVTNWHDDALLRLDRISWIVKPSPCSKGDKSVHVTDEKDPESWNVQIFRSIDSGSVKGFPKDVDKAKSQNLLCGKNLKVDQSIHTAYVRAIRSAERFVYIENQYFLGSSYHWPSYKNNAGANHLVPMELALKIAGKIGANERFCVYIVIPMWPEGVPTSAAVQEILFWQGQTMSMMYKIIADALEKAGLSDKYHPQDYLNFYCLGKREPQSTNISPTPNPSENRALVSVKKFRRFMIYVHAKGMVIDDEYVIIGSANINQRSLDGSRDTEIAMGAYQPNYTWTEKNAHPRGQVYGYRMSLWAEHLADLDHCFTEPHNLECVRHVNKIAKQNWDIYVSEEGNRMRGHLMQYPVKISKDGKVSALDDYESFPDVGGKVLGSPNSLPDALTA